From the Drosophila willistoni isolate 14030-0811.24 chromosome 2L unlocalized genomic scaffold, UCI_dwil_1.1 Seg168, whole genome shotgun sequence genome, the window GAAAATAGTATTGCTTACAGCAATCTACGATATTTATATCAACTTTACACACTTTTCTACACAgatataaaatgttttttaatcCAAAATGCCGTACAATagcaagaaaatgaaaaagatgAATTCAAGCCAGcttcaaatatataaaaataataattttgtgGCCAAGTCGTAAGTAATAGAACATTTTCTAAGGATACTATATAGATTttcccaacaacaacagcgcaTCCTCGACATATTCCAGCAATATTAACATCATGGCAGATGGTCAACGTTTGGTCAAAGGCGTCATTAACATCAAGGAGCGTCATTTAAAGGCGGAACCCAAATTGCCGAACCTAGAAGAACGTGCCGCCATGTCGAGTAACAAAAGCCTGTATAAACTATCGCAAAAATTGGCAGAAATCAGTGAAGATGACAATGAGAGTAAGATATATTTCGACACCGAACCTGAAAAGAAACGCGagaaacataaattaaaacttAATCAACTTTGTGCCAATGTGGAGGATAGTGACAGAAGTCCAGATACTGATGAACCCAAAAAGAAATTCCTTCGAAAACGGAAAAGTCATCGATCATTCATTGGAGACGACTTAACTCAGGAAAATGTCGGTGACTATATTAAGGAACAGGTCAGATTGATGACATTGAAACGCTTGGCCGAAGATGATGATTGGCACTGTGAAAGTTccacaaagaaagaaaatccACAAATAACCACATCTCGcaaaagaatacaaaaaaccAGAATTTCACCGCGTGCTAAGGTATTTATAAAATCAGTTACTCATATAATttctttatcaaattaatATGCCCTTCTCCAAGCTAACGATGAGACGGTTTGTGAATAGAGGTTCCGATCCTATAAGTGAATCCGAATTTTCTCTGCAGtctttaaatttaagtttaaatgACTTTCCCGCCAATAGATCGAAAATTTCAGTCACTGAACTTTTAAGCAAAATTGGTAAGTTCTTTTATTCAACaagattttattgaaataGATTGgataattcaattttattttcttagtGCTTCACTTGGCATCAGCCAATGTATACAAATCTTGATATCAAGATCTCAGCTTGTGATGTAAGGCACTTACAGTTTACAAGGGTTTAAAAATTGTCcgaaattttaaactttttggCCAGTTGAACTAAAAGTTTACATAGAGTGTACCTCTTAGAAGTTATTCGATTATTGTCTTTTTCAATATGGTATAAATctaattttcttaatttaccattttagcatttttatagaaatatattaatactttagtttttattataatttagcAAAGTTGTCATGTTGTTTATTTCAAaactatttataaataaatagagTACATATGATCAAATGCTAAGTAtgtaaatcaaattgaaagGATACCTTCATTCTGtgacaaaattaaatttttatgaaatatatCTTACGAAAcagacaaaaaaattataactttATTGCCAAAAAGGGTTGACCTCTCTGTCTGACCTCTTTGTATTGACTTTAATCTATCAATATCAAGTTTTGTTACCAATTTGAGTAAGGGTAAATATATGTAAGACGAAGTGgtataaatcttttttattgGTATAATTCTTATGATCTTCTGTCAATCGAAAACTAAAAAGGCATTTTATAACTTTAGCTGGGACCAGTTGTGAGACTTtaatcaaaagaaaagaatgcAAATTCAAGAATGTAGTAAATCTAATTGTCTTAATCTAGGCTTGATCATAGCCTTTAGCTGTTCATAGAATATTTGGCTAGGTCAACAATATTAAAGGGTCTAACATTTGTTAATATATCTACAGCCTACAATGATGTTACCCCTCAATGaaaatttcttatttctgtttatttttagatatttattATTACATCTTATATACTCTGATTTTACATGTGGTAATTTTTGGATATTTGATATATATTCTGTTTGTCGACGTCAATGAGTATTTGAATGAAGAACGACGTTACTTGGCCAAGATGGAAACTGCCGTTTTACCGCTGAAATTGGTATACTTTTTATTGCGTTTGCTGAGAGTGCGCATATTTTAACAGGGCCAAGAACAACCAGACAAATGGTGGGAAAAAAAAGACTACAggatttatatttaaattttagagtttttaatccgatatatacacatacatatatttcctatttaaataataataaaatttgatatgTTTTATTCTCTACACAAAagtgtaaaatatttataaatgaatATTATTCGGGCATAAGTGTTGAAATAAACGAATGCGCTTGAACGCCTCCGTCACCTGCCACGCCCCGCACCGTTTgccaaatgaaaaataaacagTAAGCCTTTGTTgttacgtatgtatatatatagatatatgtacatatgtatgtatatatactttgaTATCAGCTAGCACACGAATAAAAATcgccaacaaaaacaaagaactaACCATAATAAAAGCGGCATAGAGACACGCCAAAATAAACGCGGCAAAATTGTAAAGTGTtagaaataataaattattgcTGTTATTCTAAATGGGTATTAGAAATTGTTCATATGTTCATGAATAAATTTAGCTCTCGTTTCATGCAAATGCGAAAAGTTTTATTTGTTGCAATCTACACAAACAGAAAGATCCTTTTAAAAGCTTTTCGAAGTGGACTTGCACCTCgttcaaacaaattttctaGCTTTCTTAAGACCAttcgaaaataaaattcaatttttcagGTTAAACAGGATGATCTgtctttcaatttttataccatacatttttttattaaaattaatatatgtacatacatttaaaATCTATCTATATCCGAATATAGAGTGCTCTAATTATTATAGTATTTAGTTATTATCCAAAGACTTCTCCTAGAAACTATTTCCTTTGGATGACATTATAGCCTCTTTGTGGGTTGATCtcacttttctttatttcatcTATTGGGTTATATTCTTTAAAAATCTAAGAAAACGAAagacataaatattgtaagttgcaaatattttaaattgcaGTTTAAGAGATCAATTTGTAGatataaaataaatctaataaattttcttaaggataaaatattaaaagattttctaaactaattaaaaagttATCAATTCtgttgaatttttcaaaatagcTTATTGTCGCcaagttttaaataaaattggtttaacttgttatttattttaggaacattcaaaaaaattaaatatcatTTCAGTTTTCAATGCATTTTTAAGCAATTTTAAAGGCAAAAGCTATTgtaaaaaaatgcattaatttaattaattaaaagaacTGTTTAACCATTTTAAGGTATCTTTTCTTTGACTGCATTAGATGAAATCATTTCAAGGTGATCATTTCCTTGAATCCATATAACGAATATTTAGAAATGTGCTAACAATAAGTTTTTGTTAAGGAGCTCGAACTGCTGAATTAAATTGTGGCACTTTACAttacttttaattaatattatattcaAGTTTGCCTCCTGTAATATGACAATTCAAGCCTTATACATCGTATGTTGTATTTTTGCTGGCTTTTACAGGTTTTTCCAATCTCTTGTtcgttttattaattttttctgcaATGTCATCTACCTTGGCTGTGTTTTTGCTCGAAGATTATGAAACGTTCAAGTTTTATAAACGCTTTGGCTTTAGGGTCACACTAAAAAGTACCGTCACACAATACCAAATTTTATGATATTTTTCACCCTTACCATATAACAAACGTACCGACAAAATTTGCCTTTCCAATAAGACATTTTTCTTATACTTTTGATACCCACCGGATATTATTTTAAGATGAAATTTTTCATAAGACACCGTTTCATGCCAGTAATATTTATCCCATTTAGCTTCGTGGCAGATGTGTAGAAGTCCTTGTTAAGTACTTTCAAACGAGTGGAACACGGGTAGTTTGACGTGGTCCATCATCCTTTGATTTCAATGAGTTAATTGGGGAAGGAGTAACTCCGCGTGTAACCCTCTTTCTGGTTGCGTGTGAGAGTGTGCTTtgtgggtgtatgtgtgtgtgtgtgtgtgtgtgtgtgtgcgtttatTGTTATCACAACAACATCATCTAAATTATCATGGCCAAaggcgacaacaacaactatagcaacagcaacagcaacagcttACAACGTAAACACAACACGAACAATGCGACTGGCGACGAGTCTCAAGACACCAAAACATGAACATTTTTACTAATAAATTGCTAAAGGCcgatttctttttataccctacaACTCATAGGTAATAAATGGGTATCTATAGTGCATACCTAATTTTGGAGGCTTACTTTATAGAGAGtttgaaatttaaacaaatatctAGGACTCCCTTGTCCATCTTATTGgcattaatattttatttcaaaagtcAAAGgaagacaatttttttttttttttttggtaaagatttttatgttttttacttattatattataaaattggtcaacgCTGATGAGCGCTTTGCCGACATGGAGTTATATATTCAGATATATATTTCTAAGCATTAAGTGCagataaaacttttttttgggtatAACTCCATTGTCTTTTGAGTTTTATGTCATTTAATTATCGGAGTCAGCAAATTCAGACCATTAAACAGGCTTGTACTAATTAATATAACATTGTATTAGCCCAACTACTTGGTTATTAATCTTGTCAGAGTAAAGTGGGACACTTTTTATTAagaataaaaattgtaatacaTTTTATTCTTTTCAAATAGAATTGCGAGCTCTACTTGGCTTAGTTTATTTATCAATTGGATTCTATTCTCTTAATTTTGGTTTTCCTCACAATTACTAGAAAATCGTTTCATTTGTTCACAGCATTTTTGAAAAACGTCAAAATGTTTATGAATTCAAAGATCATAAAGTATGTATTCATACAATGCTCTTTCTACTTTACAAATTCCTTTATTGTAGTGCATTGCAAATCGTTAAAATATTGCTTAGATTCTTTTTTTAAGAAGGCAGTTTTGTCGTTTTTAcgatatttatacccttgcaaaaagggtatattaattttggtcaaaagtgtgcaacgcatagagggaagcatctccgaccatataaagtatatatattcttgatcagcacgacgagacgagttcaaatagccatgtccgtccgtccgtccgtccgtccgtccgtccgtccgtccgtccgtccgtccgtccgtccgtccgtccgtccgtccgtccgtccgtccgtccgtctggatcaacgcaaactcctcctagaccgtaagagctacagagctgaaattttgcatgcaggcttgtatatactgcaggcgttgtatatgtcggattcagccggatcggatcactatatcatatagctcccaaacaaatgacaaagtcacgaacagtgacttttcttaataacttcgttattttctgagctattatcgtgaaatttaatattggttagTTAATTAcgcatataaacgactatgccaaatttgatcaagatcgggtgactatatcatatagctccgataggaacgatctttcgaaaactgtgacttttgtcaataacttcgttacttttgccgcgattgctttcaaattaaacatttgttagtttaatatatctgttaatgactgtgccaaatttgataaggatcgggtagctatatcatatagctcccataggaacgatcggtggaaaacagtgactttgatatcttcgttatttcccatgctaagattgtaggccgttctttcgcaaacattagcctttttagcttaaacgtttttccactttgatggctataggtaaggaaagagttaccaaaaatgttgcaagggtatacaaactttgacgcggtcgaagttagccccggccctctggttttttaatatttggcGCCTTAATCGATTGACTTTAAAAAACTGACATTTTTgaagtatgtatgtagttagTAGTTAgtagaattttgtttataaataaagttgtttttatttagaaTTTTCAGTAATGCTTTTAAGTTTGATCAACCtgattttatattattatccAATattggaaaaaacaaaaaaaaaaactcagtAGCGATTAATGTCTACAGCGAAtcctaaataaataaattaattaaaattttaaacaactttaaaaacaaaaaaacaaatgtttacATCAAACCATGTCGAATACCTTAAAACatatcttaaaaataaaaagacattaAGATTAAACTACAAATAATAAAGGCAAGGGGCGGAAGTTATTGTCCTTGACCTTAACAATTGCAAACAGTTAACAATAAGAAAGAGATCTTCCACTGagtaaactaaaaaaaagaagacaaactCTAAATCGAAAAACTGGGTTCTTAGCCAATATAAACGTCTTACAATTTGTTAATGGTCCTAAGCTACCAGCACTAAACTAAtttagttatattttttagtaatttaagtaattataaCTAAAATTTGCTTCTCCTTTTGAATTCTAATGTTTCATAGTACgaatcaatttcatttgacGAAGCTATTAAAAAGCGATATTATATCTAAATTACTTTTGGTAAATATCTCCATTAGTTAAATCgtgatttgttgtttttcttcgTCTTTGTTTTAAATAAGATGAGCCGATCAACCGATCAAGCAATCAAccattaaaattgtttttcctAGTTTTAGTTATCTTACATacaaataatatgtatatataaatgtatttgCTCGAAGGTTAGCTTCAAACTCCGATTGAACCAAAGGCATTCTCTCACATATATGAAAATGTGGGAACTTTTTGTGGCACACACAGATAGACAGTCAAACActcaaacacactcacacacacacacacacagacacacacactgacaaaTTGAAACCTATCTTCTTTTCAAGCAACAATGCGGCAAATTCGCCTTAGGCTATCCTTTAGTACGACGCTCATTTATTTCACAGTCGTGGACAAGATAATCGCCAATGTCCGCttagacaaagagagagacacagagagcCAGAGAGACGCAAAAGGGACAAGACAAAGGAAAGGAGGAAAGACACAAAGCCAAATACAAGCAGAgagaaacgaaacaaaaatacttttaGGCCTCAAGTCAAAAACTTTGACTTGTTGTATATGCCCCAAGGAAAtgtatttcaataattttcacACGAAAATCGTTTGGTAAAtgaagttgttgtttttttttcttttcttttcttagcttggtttggtttggtttttcgttttgtcTTAAGACTTAAtttgtgtgtctctgtgtgtgtgtctgtctgtcagtcagtcagtcaaagCTCAACTAGCAGTAGCAACATGCAACTAGCCTTACACACGTCTTATATGAgtgcatcttttttttttttttttattagttaCCTGCCTCTGCATCTGTCCGGCACCGAAGGGTTCCACCGGTTTTTCCACTGCGAATGGAAACAGACATtaaatgaaactgaaactgtCACAACGTCAGtcagtctgtctgtctgactgtcCGACTGCCTGACTGTCTTCCTTCGCTGTATGGAACACCTTTGGCGCTCTTTCGACTTCATTTGGGGGTATTACAGTCGTTGGTTGGAatcgttgtcgtcgttgtcgctGGCGTTGACGCTGAAGCTGAAGCTGGCGTTGTCATGGGCAACATTGGAGCCAGCACCTCCTGGGGCCCTGTTTCGCTTGTAATTATAATATTCCAGCCAACCCAAAATGTTGCCGCTGGCCAAGCACAAGCACAGGAAGATGGAACGGCGTCATGCGGAACTGGAACTGGAGAACTGGTGGTAGAATGTTGCACGACTACGACAaccatcatgatgatgatgatgatgctcaTGACGTTGCCCGCAGTCTTTGCGGATGACCTCGAGCGCCACAAATGCTGATTACGTAGTCGTAGTCGCCTCTACCACCACCACAACCGTCACCCATCCAATCATCCATCCATCTCTCTCTGTGTCGCTGTGTAACTCAAAGTGAAACCTTTCTTTCCAGCCCTCTCTATGTGTAGGCGTATCGTATGCGCATTGCTTGGGGGTCAACCCATATCGAGAGAACCCCTTACCCAGGCAGACATTTACATAGCTTCaggaatttcaatttatttcattGTCCTCTTCCATATTCCATATTATCGTATTTGCAATTTTGATTGCCATTGCGTTTGCGATTGCAGTTTGTCAGTTTTCTGACCAAAAATTGAGCGaaaataaagacaaaaaaaaaatttattatcatCGCTGATTGACAAAATCAGAAAGTGTTTGCATGGATCGAAAGGattaaacatttctttttaattgCCATAACAGAGCATCAAGGCTTGGGGGTTTTTATATCacataattttattattatatgtacatagacatatatatatacatatgtacacatatgtatatatgtttgccAAAATATATGATGATAACTTGatattaaagtaaataaacataaataagaCACAAACAGAAGAGACAGAAACTCTACGATTGGCAGTTCacaagcaaaacaacaaatgtcAGCTCAATTGTCCAGCCCCAAGGGCTTGAATCTgatttttatgtatgtatgtacatacatacgtatgtatgtgggTACATACCCATATTCATTTATTCGTATATTCGTATCTATTTAACAACAATTGCAGCGACATTGATAAATTATTGACTGACTGCCATTACCCTTTGTCATCGAAAGAGTATAATGGTTCCCATCAATTGTTAATCAACAAGCAAAAAGTGTTATTTAAAGAACACAACTAGGAATAGAAGCATCTACTTgattaatataaaaattttaacctGTAGTTTCTTATAGACTTACTatcaaataaatgaaaaataagtAATCACTTGACAATTGGCCGCTTGttgttaaaaaaatgtaattttttataaCTAACAAATATCTTATTTTCAGCTTTTTTGTTAAACATTTCTTGAAATGTTTGTTAATAGTCTTTGTTTTAGAAAAACCTTTAggattatttaaattttttttagtttcgcCTAATGCAAGGCAGCATTGGAGTCCTTTTTTaagctttttaaaaaaaaaataggtcTGCAAATTTCCGTTCCTGGTAATTTTCCAAAGCCAATAATCGACAGCTCTAAATACTTCGAAAGCGGATAATATAGTGATCTATTCcggaaaaatttaaatactgcAGTATATAGAAGCCCTAGTACAAAGTTTTACCTCTAGAGTTTTAACAATCGAGAATAAATTTGCATTGATCCTGACATAGAGATCGACGGATAGTCATAGGTTAATATTTTATTCGAAAAAATAGTCCATTAGAATCCGATTATGCGTAAGAAGAATTGTAAGATATTTTCACAAAGATACCATAGGTTAAGCGTTAAGTTTTTAAGCTGAgccattttaatatatttaagatatttaaaaaaaaaaatactttttttttaaatttttagtcTCAAATTCTCATATTTTCACAacatatttcatatttgaAACTGTTTAGCAGACATTAAACTTACTCTACCCTTTCCGTCCGAGTAATTTTCATTAAAGGGATTTTCTCGGAAACTATGTTagcaaaatacacaaaatatcGTATGGACTCGATCcaatgtatatactttatatggttgTATAAGCTTCCTACTTTATGTTGTACACTTCTGACTAAAAATTAATGTTCTTACCTCTCCtgcaaaattcaaaaaaagtTCAGGATTTCTTTAAATATAAaccacaaaaatatatacacagtGGATGCCAGTTATTACAATACCCAAGAATCGGAAATATTGCTTCATTATAACCGATATTCGTTTTAACCGATTGTGCTTCCATGTTATTGCCTGAAGTCATGAAAACTTCTTCGTTATAAGCGAACTATAGTTGTAAACGGGATCGTTATATGGGGCATCtactgtatgtacatatttataaatctTATTGAAAGTTGAACAGTTTTTTAACGATTCGTTTAGTAAAATAAGTTAATATTTCAGTTATCATATGTTTAAAACTTGTAAAACTTATACTGGCATGATAGATTTATTTTATGTCAGAAATATTTTATAGACTAACGACTAACATAGGGTATTCATAAAGTCGGCCTGTGGATGCAAAAATAGAGTAAAAGCCATAAAATCAATGGCGAAATTGCATTATTTCTTTGCATCaaatagaaaaaagaaaatccaaAATGTTATATGATATGAGTTGAAAAGGACTTGGCCGACAGCTTTCTGCTTGCTGCAGATTCATTGTTAAGTCCACAAAACGCAAGTCAtcatcaaaatgcaaaatgcccAAGAagcaataaaaagaaaaacgggagagagagatagagctTTAAACTGCATTTGTGGATTTTCCTTTTTCGAATATTAATTACAAGGCTCATCAAGAACAACAgcacaacatcatcatcatcatcatgatgtAAGGCATTGTGAAAATTGTTACTCGTTTATTGTCTGTTTTGTCTGTTTTGCCTTTCatgatgatcatcatcatggaAATGAAATACAGCACCTTCATTAAGAGAGAAACACTGCACAAATGTCATGTTCAATTTTTGAATATATCTTTCATATTTTTGGAAATGCAAACTTGTCCATCATCAAACAATAAACACAACAATTGCttaccaaaaaaagaagaaaaattacataaaataaaaaaaaagagcctctaaaaaatgtttgaaatatttaactaGACGAAAAAGTGTTGTATTTAAATACATAGAAATAGACAACTGGAACAGATGAGCTCGGCAAATACATAAATCAGAAATGAACGAAATGTGTTCTAATATCCTGACAGACAGGTTTATTCACTTTTGGCTAGAAGATGTGATACCCTAAACTAGAAGGCAATggaaaactaattttaaattgtaCAAAGTAAAGCCAAAATCATTAGATTTAACTATTATCGTCAGACTAACTAATGTGTTTGTCCACTTCAAATGTCGATCTCAGACACCAGCCAATTACCAATAAAATTTGCCTGCATTTGAAATTTGAGTgcatttttaagtttttaaaacaataaaagttATGAAAAGTTCCTATTTTGACATACTTAttgatattttatatacatattttaaatgCCTTAATAAACTGTTAACAAAAGGGGGTTGTAGcgaaatttaaattcaaacttACATTCGTAATACATCTTGAATTGTGGGCTTATTAAAAGATCGTCTAGATCGATGCATTCAATCGGATCTACTTCATAGTAAAAATGATGAGAACTCTTTTATTTCCCAACACTatgtcataaaaataaaaagtggtTTTAAATGTGGTCCTTGATCCGAAATTTTATCATTATatcatacataagtatatatgcCTTAGGAGCTATccaaaagttaattttttgttatcttGAAACTAGTTACTTAACATACGTAACACAGCTAAACATGGGAATTATACAAATTTGGATAATATTGACTGTAATAGTCCAATTCGGAGACGGATGACTAAACCCACCCATTTAAGTTTGGGGATATTAAAACTCAAACTTTTTATTCACAAAAAGGCAAGACCTTTgtatgaatttatttatttatgttttacctttttataaaatcaaataagtTGGTTTGctcttttttagttttgaacGTTTTAGAATCCTCGTGACTAAATCGAGTTTGTCTAAcattattaaacattttatcaataattattgATCAAGTTAAAGGCTTAAAGTAAAGCAGCCAATCAGAAAGACAActtaaaatactttttagTCTGCGAAATTCACAAAAATTGCATTCCTTGGGAATTCAATTTTATCTTGGGAATTCAATTTTATCTTTTTAAGCGCTGTTTTAATCCAAttaattaatagaaaactaaGCGTTAATTTTAATTCTCGCCGTCTACTCTCACTATGCTCGAGTTCACGTCCTTTTTTACTTTGTATATTACTAAAGATAACAAAGTTTGAGATGCTTTAATGCTATTCCTccaaattttctttattttattgtttccaattttaaagtatttattCTAAAGTATTGTGTAACCCTTAACCCTTTTTgccagcaaacaaaaaatttcacCTACTCTAAGCAAATAGTTAGCCGATAGCAATAAATCAGTTAAGAGACTCTTGACCAAATATAAAAACGAATACGAAAATTTTTTTAAGCACAAATTGCAAACAATAAATAACcgaaaaaattgtaaataaagttgctgctgctcctgctgttgcacaaatatttcataaagTAACGAATCCGGCTTAAGGCTAAAGAGCAGATGCCAAAACGAGCAACGGTAAGACAACGGACAGCGATACACCGAGGCGAGGCCGAAAAGTATGTATTTGTGGCCAACTCACACACACGAACTCTTTACACATGCTAACTGCAGTCCAGCTCTTGGCTTTCCTCTGTCCTCCTATGTTCCTTCCAGTCGTCTCTGCTGCGTTGGCGGCCATCGTATCGACAAAACCGAAAAGTAAAAGGGCCTCTAGCAAATGTtgcaagcagcagcagagatAAGCAAACCGAGGCGCAGCAGGAACGAGCAGTAGGAGGAGTAGGACAAGAAGAAGGAGGAGGCTGCGGCAACTTAACATTTTGCTTGgcatacaaaacaaatttcataCTTAGCCCAATGCTTAAACTCTTCAATTGGCTAAAAGCGCTTTTTGCACTGTGCTATCTAAATGTGCCACGATTATGGTTATTATTTGGCCTTGCTGCGGCTGTGGTCCGTTTTTGTTGGTTCCTTGTTTCAACTgactttttatttgtatatatgaaaATGGGATATTGGGGTCTATTAGTCATGCTTACATGTGTAATTAGGATGATGCAACTGCGGCCAGAAGCAATTGGTAAAGCTTGTTTACTCTGTACTTTATGAATAGCCAACAACATAGAGATGTATTTTCAGTTGATTCTCACAATAATTgggtaaaaaaatatatatatctagttaagaaattattaacaaataacaaaaatttactttGCAACCAAAAAATGACTCTTTCTTATCTTTTTAAAGATTCTTAAAATTGTTGATCGAATTGAGTAATATTCGaaccaaaaataattattaaggAAACTAGCCTTTTACAAAATATTGTACAATAAATGAAATCAACATCAATTGTGTTTCTTAAAATTTGCCACTCAAATTGGTTGCCTCTCAAATTTGGTACAACTTGAGGTGTTGCATGCCAACAAAATTTAGATGTTCCATGTTATTTAATAAACTTGGATGAAAACTTGATATTGTAGCAATTTCTCTTGTAGCTAAATTTTATAatcaaattcattttttttatgtacCTACACAAAAGCTTAAGgctaatttgaaaaatatttgtttgctattttcaaaaataatcgGTAAAAATTCCTATGGTTATTTTAAGCCTCTTTTGATGAATTAGAGCTTGGGCTGAAAGTCAATATcagttaaaataaaatatacattaacaaaattgccaacaaataaatacttgttttcaaataaattacaatttcTTACCACATAGTCACTGTCCTTCGTAAAGGACGAACTATTGACTAAACAAAtataagaaaataataaaaaaaaaactgttttttatattta encodes:
- the LOC6643272 gene encoding uncharacterized protein LOC6643272 encodes the protein MADGQRLVKGVINIKERHLKAEPKLPNLEERAAMSSNKSLYKLSQKLAEISEDDNESKIYFDTEPEKKREKHKLKLNQLCANVEDSDRSPDTDEPKKKFLRKRKSHRSFIGDDLTQENVGDYIKEQVRLMTLKRLAEDDDWHCESSTKKENPQITTSRKRIQKTRISPRAKLTMRRFVNRGSDPISESEFSLQSLNLSLNDFPANRSKISVTELLSKIVLHLASANVYKS